One genomic region from Yersinia canariae encodes:
- the cspD gene encoding cold shock-like protein CspD, whose amino-acid sequence METGTVKWFNNAKGFGFICPEGGGEDIFAHYSTIQMDGYRTLKAGQMVNFDVHLGPKGNHASLIVPLALDVVLQDTIPQELAALA is encoded by the coding sequence ATGGAGACGGGTACTGTTAAATGGTTCAACAATGCCAAAGGTTTTGGCTTCATTTGCCCTGAGGGCGGCGGCGAAGATATATTCGCTCACTATTCAACTATCCAGATGGATGGCTACCGAACGTTAAAAGCGGGTCAAATGGTTAACTTTGATGTCCATCTGGGCCCCAAAGGGAACCATGCCAGCCTGATTGTTCCACTCGCATTAGATGTGGTACTGCAAGACACCATACCTCAGGAACTCGCTGCATTGGCCTAG
- the cydC gene encoding heme ABC transporter ATP-binding protein/permease CydC yields the protein MRVLLPFLALYRRHWFLICLGILLAIVTLLASIGLLTLSGWFLAGTAIAGPAGLYTFNYLLPAAGVRGAAITRTAGRYAERVVSHDATFRVLAHLRVFAFQKILPLSPAGIARFRQSELLNRLVADVDTLDHLYLRVISPLVAAIVIIAAVTFGLSYIDASLALTLGAILLGLLLLVPLIFYRAGKPIGRDLTELRALYRSQLTSWLQGQAELLVFGALHRFRTSLEEIEQCWMVRQKQQASLAGLAQALMILASGLTVTLILWLAAAGIGGDSQPGALLALFVFTSLAAFEALLPVAGAFQHLGQVIASATRVGQLMEQKPEVTFPVAGPAAISQAALEVTGLSFTYPQQPLPVLQDISLSLAAGEHIALLGRTGCGKSTLLQLLTRAWDPNKGIITLNGKHLASYDETALRQMMTVVSQRVHIFSSTLRENLLLACPTASDVQLKSVLEQVGLANLLDNSEGLNAWMGDGGRPLSGGEQRRLGIARALLHPAPLLLLDEPTEGLDAETEQQILTLLRQHCQHKSLIIVTHRLYGLEYMDRICVMDGGKIVEQGNHQGLLHNKGRYYQFHQRH from the coding sequence ATGCGAGTACTTCTCCCCTTTCTGGCGTTGTATCGCCGTCATTGGTTCCTAATTTGCCTGGGTATTTTGCTAGCAATCGTCACATTACTCGCCAGCATCGGACTACTCACTTTATCGGGTTGGTTCCTTGCGGGTACCGCCATTGCTGGTCCAGCAGGATTATATACCTTTAACTATCTGCTGCCTGCGGCGGGTGTTCGGGGCGCTGCGATTACCCGAACAGCAGGACGCTACGCCGAGCGAGTCGTCAGTCATGACGCGACATTCCGAGTGTTGGCACATCTGCGAGTTTTTGCATTCCAGAAAATATTGCCACTTTCCCCTGCGGGTATTGCTCGCTTTCGCCAAAGCGAGTTGCTGAACCGCCTCGTTGCCGATGTCGATACACTCGACCATCTCTATCTGCGAGTAATATCACCGTTGGTTGCTGCCATTGTCATCATTGCAGCCGTCACATTTGGTCTGAGTTATATCGATGCCAGTTTAGCCCTGACACTCGGTGCCATCCTGCTAGGGTTGTTATTGCTAGTGCCACTTATCTTCTATCGTGCAGGAAAACCTATTGGCCGTGATTTAACGGAGTTACGCGCGCTTTATCGCTCACAATTAACCTCATGGCTACAGGGTCAAGCAGAACTGTTGGTTTTCGGTGCATTACACCGTTTTCGAACTTCATTGGAAGAGATTGAACAATGCTGGATGGTTCGCCAAAAACAACAGGCATCCTTGGCTGGTCTGGCACAAGCTTTAATGATTCTCGCTTCAGGTCTGACGGTAACATTAATTTTATGGCTGGCCGCTGCCGGAATAGGTGGTGACAGCCAGCCCGGTGCATTACTGGCTTTGTTTGTTTTCACATCGCTAGCAGCATTTGAAGCGCTGCTACCGGTTGCGGGCGCCTTCCAACACTTAGGGCAGGTTATTGCGTCCGCGACCCGCGTTGGGCAATTGATGGAACAAAAACCCGAAGTGACATTCCCAGTGGCCGGGCCGGCAGCAATCTCACAAGCAGCGCTAGAAGTGACAGGGCTGAGTTTTACTTACCCACAGCAGCCATTACCTGTTTTGCAGGATATATCGCTGTCACTGGCCGCAGGGGAGCATATTGCGCTATTAGGCCGTACCGGCTGTGGTAAATCCACACTATTACAATTATTAACGCGAGCATGGGATCCAAATAAAGGCATTATCACGCTGAATGGGAAACATTTAGCTAGCTATGATGAAACCGCGCTACGCCAAATGATGACAGTAGTCAGCCAACGGGTGCACATTTTTAGCAGTACATTACGAGAAAACCTGTTACTGGCCTGCCCTACTGCATCAGATGTACAGCTAAAATCTGTTTTGGAACAAGTCGGTTTGGCCAATTTATTGGATAACAGCGAAGGACTGAATGCCTGGATGGGGGACGGTGGTCGTCCATTATCTGGTGGTGAACAACGCCGTTTAGGAATTGCTCGCGCATTACTACACCCAGCACCACTGCTACTTCTAGATGAGCCGACAGAAGGGTTAGATGCAGAAACTGAACAACAGATTCTGACGTTGCTACGCCAACATTGTCAGCATAAAAGCCTGATTATTGTCACTCACCGCTTGTATGGACTGGAATATATGGATCGGATCTGCGTAATGGATGGCGGAAAAATAGTTGAGCAAGGCAATCACCAAGGCTTGTTACACAACAAGGGGCGCTACTACCAATTCCATCAACGGCATTAA
- the cydD gene encoding heme ABC transporter permease/ATP-binding protein CydD has product MNKTRQYELIRWLKKQSAPAQRWLRLSMLLGLLSGLLIIAQAWLLATLLQSLIIDKVPRTALVTDFGLLAGTFAVRAVISWLRERVGFICGMKVRQQIRKMVLDRLEQLGPAWVKGKPAGSWATIILEQIEDMQDYYSRYLPQMYLAVFIPVLILIAVFPINWAAGLILFVTAPLIPLFMALVGMGAADANRRNFVALARLSGNFLDRLRGLDTLRLFNRAKAETDQIRESSEDFRRRTMEVLRMAFLSSAVLEFFAAISIAVVAVYFGFSYLGELNFGSYGLGVSLFAGFLVLILAPEFFQPLRDLGTFYHAKAQAVGAAESLVTFLSSESEVIGQGNKILDGTDAIRLEANELEVLSPTGIRLAGPLTFSLTAGKRVAIVGLSGAGKSSLLNLLLGFLPYRGSLKVNDIELRELDPKTWREQLSWVGQNPTLPEQTLVANIVLGQPDADNNQLQLAIKRAYIDEFLNDLPQGLGTEIGDHSARLSVGQAQRIAVARALLNPCRLLLLDEPTASLDAHSEQLVMKALEEASRKQTTLLVTHQLEDTLGYDQIWVMDKGLLIQQGDYSSLSQSAGSFANLLSHRNEEL; this is encoded by the coding sequence ATGAATAAAACAAGACAGTATGAGTTGATTCGTTGGCTGAAAAAACAAAGCGCCCCCGCGCAACGTTGGCTCCGCCTGTCCATGTTACTTGGCCTCCTCAGTGGGTTATTGATTATCGCTCAAGCTTGGCTGTTGGCTACCTTGCTGCAATCTTTGATTATTGACAAAGTCCCCCGCACAGCACTGGTCACTGATTTTGGATTACTGGCGGGGACCTTCGCCGTCCGGGCTGTGATCAGTTGGTTACGTGAACGCGTGGGATTTATTTGCGGCATGAAGGTGCGCCAGCAGATCCGCAAAATGGTGTTAGACCGGTTAGAGCAACTTGGGCCTGCCTGGGTAAAAGGCAAACCTGCGGGAAGTTGGGCGACAATTATTCTGGAACAAATTGAAGATATGCAGGATTACTATTCTCGCTATCTGCCACAAATGTATTTAGCTGTCTTTATTCCAGTGCTGATTCTAATTGCTGTTTTCCCTATAAACTGGGCAGCAGGCTTAATTTTATTTGTTACCGCGCCACTAATTCCCTTGTTTATGGCGCTGGTGGGAATGGGCGCAGCCGATGCTAACCGGCGAAATTTTGTAGCATTAGCTCGTCTAAGTGGTAACTTCCTTGACCGCCTGCGTGGTTTGGATACTTTGCGACTATTTAACCGCGCCAAAGCAGAAACGGATCAAATTCGCGAATCCTCGGAGGATTTCCGCCGGCGCACCATGGAAGTGCTGCGAATGGCTTTCCTCTCCTCTGCGGTGTTGGAGTTCTTCGCCGCCATATCCATCGCTGTTGTTGCTGTCTACTTTGGTTTTTCCTATTTGGGAGAATTAAACTTTGGTAGTTATGGCCTTGGTGTATCACTGTTTGCTGGTTTTCTGGTTTTGATTCTGGCACCCGAATTCTTCCAACCACTGCGAGATTTGGGGACGTTTTACCACGCCAAAGCACAAGCTGTTGGCGCTGCTGAGTCCCTGGTGACATTTTTAAGCAGTGAAAGCGAGGTTATTGGTCAAGGCAATAAAATACTGGATGGCACAGATGCCATCAGACTGGAAGCGAATGAACTGGAAGTTTTGTCCCCTACAGGTATTCGTTTAGCAGGGCCGCTGACGTTCTCCCTAACGGCGGGCAAAAGAGTGGCTATTGTCGGTCTAAGTGGTGCGGGAAAAAGCTCATTACTTAACTTGCTACTGGGTTTTTTACCCTACCGTGGCTCATTAAAAGTCAACGATATTGAATTGCGTGAACTGGATCCTAAAACCTGGCGTGAGCAGTTAAGTTGGGTCGGGCAAAATCCGACTTTACCGGAGCAAACACTGGTAGCCAATATAGTGTTGGGCCAACCCGATGCTGATAATAATCAGCTACAGCTGGCGATTAAGCGCGCCTACATTGATGAATTCCTAAATGACTTGCCGCAAGGGCTGGGTACTGAAATCGGTGACCATTCAGCACGCCTTTCTGTTGGCCAAGCCCAGCGAATTGCTGTTGCCAGAGCTTTGCTAAACCCGTGCCGGCTCTTGTTGCTAGACGAGCCAACTGCCAGTTTGGATGCCCATAGCGAACAGTTGGTAATGAAAGCGCTAGAAGAAGCCTCCCGTAAGCAGACCACATTACTGGTTACTCACCAGTTAGAAGATACTCTGGGGTATGATCAAATCTGGGTAATGGATAAAGGCCTTTTAATTCAACAAGGTGATTACTCCAGTTTAAGTCAGTCTGCAGGTTCATTTGCCAATCTGCTGTCCCACCGCAATGAGGAGCTTTAA
- the trxB gene encoding thioredoxin-disulfide reductase: MSTAKHSKLIILGSGPAGYTAAVYAARANLKPVLITGMEKGGQLTTTTEVENWPGDPEGLTGPALMERMHAHAEKFQTEILFDHINKVDLQNRPFRLFGDGAEYTCDALIIATGASARYLGMESEEAFKGKGVSACATCDGFFYRNQKVAVVGGGNTAVEEALYLANIAAEVHLIHRRDSFRSEKILIDRLMEKVKNGNIVLHTDRTLDEVLGDNMGVTGVRLKSTKSNETEELAVAGVFIAIGHSPNTAIFAGQLALENGYIKVQSGLQGNATQTSIPGVFAAGDVMDHIYRQAITSAGTGCMAALDAERYLDGLANDK, from the coding sequence ATGAGCACGGCTAAACATAGCAAATTGATTATTTTAGGGTCTGGCCCTGCAGGTTATACCGCGGCAGTTTATGCGGCGCGCGCCAACCTGAAACCTGTATTGATTACCGGAATGGAAAAAGGCGGTCAATTGACCACCACCACTGAGGTCGAAAACTGGCCCGGTGACCCGGAAGGTCTGACCGGCCCGGCGTTAATGGAACGGATGCATGCACATGCAGAAAAATTCCAGACCGAAATTCTGTTTGACCACATCAACAAAGTCGACTTACAAAACCGCCCATTCCGCCTATTTGGTGATGGTGCTGAATACACCTGTGATGCATTAATTATTGCGACAGGCGCATCCGCACGCTATCTCGGGATGGAATCGGAAGAAGCATTCAAAGGCAAAGGGGTTTCAGCCTGCGCTACCTGCGATGGTTTTTTCTATCGTAATCAGAAAGTTGCCGTGGTCGGCGGCGGCAATACGGCCGTTGAAGAAGCGTTGTATCTGGCAAATATCGCCGCTGAAGTTCATCTAATTCACCGTCGTGATAGCTTCCGTTCAGAAAAAATCCTTATCGACCGCCTGATGGAGAAAGTGAAAAACGGCAATATTGTGCTGCACACTGACCGAACATTGGATGAAGTGCTGGGGGACAATATGGGTGTAACAGGTGTGCGTCTGAAGTCCACCAAAAGTAATGAAACCGAAGAACTCGCCGTCGCGGGTGTATTCATTGCTATTGGTCATAGCCCTAACACCGCTATTTTTGCCGGCCAGTTGGCATTAGAAAATGGTTACATCAAAGTGCAATCAGGCCTTCAGGGTAATGCTACGCAAACCTCAATTCCGGGAGTTTTCGCGGCAGGCGATGTTATGGATCATATTTATCGCCAAGCTATCACCTCGGCGGGTACCGGGTGTATGGCCGCACTGGATGCCGAACGCTATCTGGATGGATTAGCTAACGATAAATAA
- the aat gene encoding leucyl/phenylalanyl-tRNA--protein transferase, protein MRITQLSSQSFAFPSPELALREPNGLLALGGDLSPPRLLAAYERGIFPWFSPGEMILWWSPDPRAVLYPEDLHISRSMKRFLRRCPYKFTLNHAFEDVVRACALLRDEGTWIGDDVQQAYCQLHTLGHAHSVEVWLENELIGGLYGISVGSLFCGESMFSRADNASKSALMVFCHHFTHHGGELIDCQVLNAHTASLGALEIPRNFFLQQLSQLQFSPLPAECWLPQSLNFSFAMQ, encoded by the coding sequence ATGCGCATCACACAGCTCTCATCTCAATCATTTGCGTTCCCCTCGCCTGAGCTGGCTCTGCGCGAACCAAATGGGTTACTGGCACTGGGTGGGGACTTATCACCACCGCGTTTGCTGGCCGCTTATGAGCGAGGAATTTTTCCTTGGTTCAGCCCAGGGGAGATGATTTTATGGTGGTCACCTGACCCCAGAGCCGTCTTGTATCCAGAAGATTTACATATCAGCCGGAGCATGAAGCGTTTTTTGCGCCGCTGCCCTTATAAATTTACTCTCAACCATGCTTTTGAAGATGTTGTCCGTGCCTGTGCCTTGCTGCGTGATGAGGGAACTTGGATTGGCGATGATGTTCAGCAGGCTTATTGCCAGTTACATACACTGGGTCATGCCCATTCTGTAGAGGTTTGGTTGGAAAATGAGCTGATTGGTGGTTTGTATGGTATCTCAGTAGGTTCACTCTTTTGTGGTGAATCTATGTTTAGCCGGGCGGATAATGCCTCAAAAAGCGCTTTAATGGTTTTTTGTCATCATTTTACCCATCATGGTGGAGAACTGATTGACTGTCAGGTCCTCAACGCTCACACTGCGTCGCTGGGTGCGCTTGAGATCCCACGAAACTTTTTTTTGCAGCAGTTGAGTCAACTCCAGTTTAGTCCACTACCGGCTGAATGCTGGTTACCGCAATCGTTGAATTTTTCATTCGCGATGCAGTAA
- the clpS gene encoding ATP-dependent Clp protease adapter ClpS has protein sequence MGKNNDWLNFEHLVKDKQIEALKPPSMYKVILNNDDYTPMEFVIDVLQKFFSYDIERATQLMLNVHYQGKAICGVFTAEVAETKVAHVNQYARENEHPLLCTLEKA, from the coding sequence ATGGGTAAGAACAACGACTGGCTGAATTTTGAACATTTAGTCAAAGATAAACAAATCGAGGCGCTCAAACCGCCGTCGATGTATAAAGTTATACTTAACAACGACGATTACACACCGATGGAATTTGTGATTGACGTTCTGCAAAAGTTCTTTTCTTATGATATTGAACGTGCAACACAACTGATGCTCAATGTGCATTATCAAGGAAAGGCGATTTGCGGTGTTTTTACTGCCGAAGTGGCAGAGACAAAAGTCGCACATGTAAATCAATACGCCAGGGAGAACGAGCATCCATTGCTTTGTACGCTGGAAAAAGCCTGA
- the macB gene encoding macrolide ABC transporter ATP-binding protein/permease MacB translates to MTALLELKGIRRSYQSGEETVDVLQDVSLTINAGELVAIIGASGSGKSTLMNILGCLDKPSAGVYRVAGQDVAALDNDALAALRREHFGFIFQRYHLLPHLSAAHNVEVPAVYAGLGKNERRERANMLLTRLGLGERVSYQPNQLSGGQQQRVSIARALMNGGQVILADEPTGALDSHSSVEVMAILKQLQQQGHTVIIVTHDPTVAAQAERIIEIKDGRIMADSGSKLGQNIATSEAISLTPPAPSWQQLAGRFREALLMAWRAMSANKMRTALTMLGIIIGIASVVSILVVGDAAKQLVLADIRAIGTNTIDVYPGKDFGDDDPSTRQALVYDDMAALKAQSYVSAVSPTIAGSMRLRYGNIDVAASVSGVSEQYFRVYGMKLEQGTAITSEQVERQSQVVVIDLNTQRRLFPHIKDVVGQVILIGNMPATVVGVVEEKQSMFGSSKALRVWVPYSTMASRLMGRSYFDSITIRIKEGYSSKEAEQQLVRLLTMRHGKKDIFTYNMDSLLQTAEKTTRTMQLFLTLVAVISLVVGGIGVMNIMLVSVTERTREIGIRMAVGARSSDVMQQFLIEAILVCLVGGALGISLSFAIGLIVEMFLPNWQIAFPPVALFSAFLCSTVIGVVFGYLPARSAARLNPIDALARE, encoded by the coding sequence ATGACGGCATTGCTTGAATTAAAAGGCATCCGTCGTAGCTATCAGTCCGGCGAAGAAACTGTTGATGTTTTGCAGGATGTCTCACTCACCATTAATGCTGGCGAACTGGTGGCGATTATTGGTGCCTCGGGGTCGGGGAAATCAACATTGATGAATATCCTCGGCTGTTTGGATAAGCCGAGCGCGGGTGTCTATCGTGTCGCGGGTCAAGATGTCGCCGCGCTAGATAATGATGCACTGGCCGCATTGCGCCGAGAGCATTTCGGGTTTATTTTCCAGCGCTATCACCTGTTACCTCATTTGAGTGCGGCCCATAATGTTGAAGTTCCAGCCGTTTATGCTGGTTTGGGTAAGAATGAGCGCCGCGAACGAGCGAATATGCTGTTGACTCGATTGGGGCTGGGGGAGCGAGTCAGCTATCAACCCAACCAGCTATCCGGCGGTCAACAACAGCGTGTCAGTATTGCCCGTGCTTTGATGAATGGCGGGCAGGTCATTCTGGCTGACGAACCTACTGGCGCGTTGGATAGCCATTCCAGCGTTGAAGTGATGGCCATTCTGAAGCAGCTCCAGCAGCAGGGGCACACAGTCATTATTGTTACCCATGACCCAACTGTTGCAGCTCAGGCTGAGCGAATTATTGAAATCAAAGATGGCCGTATTATGGCCGACTCTGGTTCGAAATTAGGCCAAAATATCGCCACTTCTGAAGCGATTAGCCTGACACCGCCAGCCCCTTCGTGGCAACAATTAGCCGGGCGTTTTCGTGAGGCGTTGTTGATGGCCTGGCGCGCAATGTCGGCCAATAAAATGCGCACCGCACTGACTATGCTGGGCATCATTATTGGTATTGCCTCGGTTGTCTCTATATTAGTAGTTGGGGACGCGGCTAAACAGCTGGTGTTGGCGGATATTCGGGCTATTGGGACTAACACGATTGATGTCTACCCCGGTAAAGATTTTGGTGATGATGACCCCAGTACCCGGCAAGCATTGGTGTATGACGATATGGCGGCCCTTAAAGCACAGTCTTACGTGAGTGCGGTTTCTCCCACTATCGCCGGCAGTATGCGGTTGCGATATGGCAATATTGATGTGGCCGCCAGTGTTTCGGGTGTTAGCGAACAGTATTTCCGCGTGTATGGCATGAAGCTTGAACAGGGCACTGCTATCACCAGTGAGCAAGTCGAACGCCAATCACAAGTGGTTGTTATCGACCTCAATACGCAGCGCCGCCTATTTCCTCATATCAAAGATGTTGTGGGGCAAGTCATATTGATTGGCAATATGCCGGCGACAGTCGTGGGTGTGGTGGAAGAAAAGCAATCTATGTTTGGCAGCAGTAAAGCGCTACGGGTGTGGGTGCCTTATAGCACCATGGCAAGCCGCTTGATGGGGCGTTCTTACTTTGATTCGATAACTATCCGGATTAAAGAGGGCTATAGCAGCAAAGAAGCTGAGCAACAGTTAGTCAGGTTGCTGACCATGCGCCATGGCAAGAAAGACATCTTCACCTATAACATGGACAGTTTGCTGCAAACTGCAGAGAAAACCACTCGTACGATGCAGTTGTTCCTCACTCTGGTGGCGGTTATTTCGTTGGTGGTCGGTGGTATCGGTGTGATGAATATTATGTTGGTTTCGGTCACAGAACGTACCCGCGAGATAGGTATTCGCATGGCGGTGGGCGCGCGTTCGAGTGATGTTATGCAGCAATTTTTAATCGAAGCTATTTTGGTATGTCTGGTGGGTGGGGCACTCGGTATCTCGCTATCTTTTGCCATTGGTTTGATAGTCGAAATGTTTTTACCTAACTGGCAAATTGCTTTCCCGCCAGTGGCATTGTTCAGCGCGTTTTTGTGTTCAACTGTGATAGGAGTGGTATTCGGCTATCTGCCAGCTCGCAGTGCGGCACGGCTAAATCCTATAGATGCGTTGGCCCGTGAATAA
- the infA gene encoding translation initiation factor IF-1 — protein sequence MAKEDNIEMQGTVLDTLPNTMFRVELENGHVVTAHISGKMRKNYIRILTGDKVTVELTPYDLSKGRIVFRSR from the coding sequence ATGGCCAAAGAAGACAATATTGAAATGCAGGGCACCGTTCTTGATACGCTGCCGAACACCATGTTCCGCGTTGAATTGGAAAACGGGCACGTGGTAACCGCTCATATCTCCGGTAAAATGCGTAAAAACTATATCCGCATCCTGACGGGTGACAAAGTCACTGTAGAGCTGACCCCGTACGACCTGAGCAAAGGCCGCATTGTCTTCCGTAGCCGTTAA
- the clpA gene encoding ATP-dependent Clp protease ATP-binding subunit ClpA, which yields MLNQELELSLNMAFARAREHRHEFMTVEHLLLALLSNPAAREALEACTVDLVALRQELEAFIEQTTPTLPVSEEERDTQPTLSFQRVLQRAVFHVQSSGRNEVSGANVLVAIFSEQESQAAYLLRKHDVSRLDVVNFISHGARKDEPGQAPNAENPVNEEQAGGEDRMENFTTNLNQLARVGGIDPLIGRDKELERTIQVLCRRRKNNPLLVGESGVGKTAIAEGLAWRIVQGDVPEVMSECTLYSLDIGSLLAGTKYRGDFEKRFKALLKQLENDKDSILFIDEIHTIIGAGAASGGQVDAANLIKPLLSSGKIRVIGSTTYQEFSNIFEKDRALARRFQKIDITEPTPEETVQIINGLKPKYEAHHDVRYTAKAIRAAVELSVKYINDRHLPDKAIDVIDEAGARSRLMPVSKRKKTVNVSDIESVVARIARIPEKTVSASDRDVLKNLSDRLNMLVFGQDKAIEALSEAIKMSRAGLGHEHKPVGSFLFAGPTGVGKTEVTVQLAKALDIELLRFDMSEYMERHTVSRLIGAPPGYVGYDQGGLLTDAVIKHPHAVLLLDEIEKAHPDVFNLLLQVMDNGTLTDNNGRKADFRNVILVMTTNAGVRETQRTSIGFKQQDNSTDALEEIKKVFTPEFRNRLDNIIWFNHLSPAVIQQVVDKFIVELQAQLDAKGVSLEVSEEARDWLSDKGYDKAMGARPMARVIQENLKKPLANELLFGSLVDGGSVTVGLDKEKQQLAYEFQSAQKRKTEGAVH from the coding sequence ATGCTCAATCAAGAACTTGAACTCAGTCTCAACATGGCTTTCGCCAGAGCGCGTGAGCACAGACATGAGTTTATGACCGTGGAGCACCTGTTGCTGGCATTGCTGAGCAATCCAGCCGCGCGGGAAGCGCTGGAAGCGTGTACGGTTGATCTGGTGGCCTTACGCCAGGAGCTGGAAGCGTTTATCGAACAAACCACACCAACCTTACCCGTCAGTGAAGAAGAGCGCGACACCCAGCCGACGCTCAGTTTCCAACGCGTGTTACAACGTGCAGTTTTCCACGTGCAATCATCAGGGCGCAATGAAGTTTCTGGTGCCAACGTGTTGGTCGCCATCTTCAGCGAACAAGAATCCCAGGCGGCCTATCTTCTGCGTAAGCATGATGTCAGCCGTCTGGATGTAGTGAACTTTATTTCCCACGGCGCCCGTAAGGACGAACCGGGTCAGGCACCGAATGCAGAAAATCCGGTGAATGAAGAACAGGCAGGAGGGGAAGACCGTATGGAGAACTTCACCACCAATCTGAATCAACTGGCCCGCGTTGGCGGCATTGACCCACTTATTGGCCGCGATAAAGAGTTGGAGCGTACCATTCAGGTATTGTGCCGTCGGCGTAAAAATAACCCACTGCTGGTGGGCGAATCTGGCGTCGGTAAAACCGCTATTGCCGAGGGTTTAGCCTGGCGTATCGTGCAGGGCGATGTTCCTGAGGTTATGTCAGAATGCACCTTATATTCATTGGATATCGGGTCACTTCTGGCGGGCACCAAATACCGCGGCGATTTTGAAAAGCGCTTCAAGGCGCTACTGAAACAGTTGGAAAACGATAAAGACAGCATCCTGTTTATCGATGAAATTCATACTATTATCGGCGCTGGAGCCGCCTCTGGCGGGCAAGTGGATGCTGCGAACCTGATTAAACCACTGCTTTCCAGTGGCAAAATTCGGGTCATTGGCTCAACGACTTATCAGGAATTCAGCAATATCTTTGAAAAAGACCGCGCATTGGCACGGCGCTTCCAGAAAATTGATATTACTGAGCCAACGCCGGAAGAAACTGTTCAGATTATCAACGGTCTGAAACCGAAATATGAAGCGCATCATGATGTGCGTTATACCGCGAAAGCGATACGCGCAGCGGTAGAGTTATCTGTTAAATACATTAATGACCGTCATCTACCAGATAAAGCCATTGATGTGATTGATGAAGCTGGTGCTCGTAGTCGTTTGATGCCAGTGAGCAAACGTAAGAAAACTGTCAATGTATCGGATATCGAATCAGTGGTTGCCCGTATCGCCCGTATCCCGGAGAAAACGGTGTCTGCCAGTGACCGAGATGTGTTGAAAAACCTGAGTGACCGCCTGAATATGCTGGTATTTGGTCAGGATAAGGCCATTGAGGCATTGTCCGAGGCGATTAAAATGAGCCGTGCGGGCTTGGGTCATGAGCACAAACCTGTCGGGTCATTCCTGTTTGCTGGCCCTACTGGAGTCGGTAAGACAGAAGTGACAGTACAATTGGCTAAAGCGCTGGATATCGAACTGCTGCGTTTTGATATGTCGGAGTATATGGAGCGCCACACGGTTAGCCGCTTGATCGGGGCACCTCCGGGCTATGTTGGTTACGATCAAGGTGGTTTGTTGACTGATGCGGTTATCAAACATCCTCACGCCGTTTTGCTGCTGGATGAAATTGAGAAAGCGCATCCAGATGTGTTTAACCTGTTATTGCAGGTGATGGATAATGGGACGCTGACAGATAACAATGGCCGTAAAGCTGATTTCCGTAACGTCATTCTGGTGATGACCACCAATGCTGGCGTTCGTGAAACACAACGTACTTCCATTGGCTTTAAACAGCAGGACAACAGCACTGACGCGCTGGAAGAGATCAAAAAGGTGTTTACTCCGGAATTCCGTAACCGGTTAGATAACATCATTTGGTTCAATCACTTGTCACCGGCGGTTATCCAGCAAGTGGTTGATAAATTTATCGTTGAGTTGCAGGCGCAATTAGATGCCAAAGGCGTGTCACTGGAAGTCAGTGAGGAAGCACGTGATTGGTTATCTGATAAAGGCTACGACAAGGCGATGGGCGCGCGACCAATGGCACGAGTGATTCAGGAAAACCTGAAGAAACCACTGGCAAACGAGTTGTTGTTCGGTTCTCTGGTTGATGGTGGCTCAGTTACTGTTGGGCTGGATAAAGAGAAACAGCAGTTGGCTTATGAGTTTCAGAGCGCTCAAAAACGCAAAACTGAAGGTGCAGTTCACTAA